A stretch of the Aphis gossypii isolate Hap1 chromosome 2, ASM2018417v2, whole genome shotgun sequence genome encodes the following:
- the LOC114130944 gene encoding polymerase delta-interacting protein 2 isoform X2, translating to MFKHFGRSNILCICKRSYVRLVEVGLINPVKHIEKYETGQLFFHRIFGYRGVILFPWLARVYDRDVVVKAENAAGKDVKGKTHTYYQTLIDERDCPFIRAQTEAVTFLGNQDTSRSLYAIPGLDYVAQEDILPYTATEKQPLQHELFDKFLMYYPNKDPPFGAQETLRSWQKKNHPWLELSDVHKETTENVRVTVIPFYMGYRESQTNSVYWWRYCIRLENLGEQSVQLRERHWRIFSLSGTLETVRGRGVVGQEPVLSKKSPAFQYSSHVSLQAPSGHMWGTFRMEREDGHLFDCRIPPFSLESKPDDKFLDR from the exons atgttcaaacatTTTGGAAGAagcaatatattgtgtatatgtaAACGCTCTTATGtcag attagtCGAAGTGGGTCTGATAAATCCAGTAAagcatattgaaaaatatgaaactggtcagttattttttcatcGGATATTTGGATACAGAGGGGTGATATTGTTTCCATGGTTAGCCAGAGTATACGACCGTGATGTTGTTGTCAAAGCAGAAAA tgcCGCAGGAAAAGATGTCAAAGGAAAAACACATACGTATTACCAAACATTGATAGATGAAAGAGATTGtccatttatt agAGCACAAACAGAAGCTGTTACTTTTCTTGGAAATCAAGATACCAGTCGCAGTTTGTATGCGATACCTGGTCTGGATTATGTAGCTCAAGAAGATATACTACCGTATACAGCAACTGAAAAACAACCGTTACAACATGagctttttgataaatttctcATGTATTATCCCAAtaaag atcCACCATTTGGGGCACAAGAAACATTACGATcgtggcaaaaaaaaaatcatccttGGCTAGAGTTGTCAGATGTTCATAAAGAAACCACAGAAAATGTTAGAGTCACAGTAATACCATTCTACATGGGTTATAGGGAGTCTCAAACCAATTCTGTGTATTGG tgGAGATATTGTATACGATTAGAAAATTTAGGTGAACAAAGTGTTCAATTGAGAGAAAGACATTGGAGAATATTTAGCTTATCTGGAACATTAGAGACTGTACGTGGAAGAGGAGTGGTAGGCCAAGAACCTgtactttcaaaaaaatcaccaGCATTTCAATACAGTAGTCACGTGAGCTTACAAGCTCCTAGTGGACACATGTG ggGAACATTTCGAATGGAACGTGAAGATGGACATTTATTTGATTGCCGAATCCCTCCATTTTCACTAGAGAGCAAACCAGATGATAAG TTTCTAGACCGTTAG
- the LOC114130944 gene encoding polymerase delta-interacting protein 2 isoform X1, whose protein sequence is MFKHFGRSNILCICKRSYVRLVEVGLINPVKHIEKYETGQLFFHRIFGYRGVILFPWLARVYDRDVVVKAENAAGKDVKGKTHTYYQTLIDERDCPFIRAQTEAVTFLGNQDTSRSLYAIPGLDYVAQEDILPYTATEKQPLQHELFDKFLMYYPNKDPPFGAQETLRSWQKKNHPWLELSDVHKETTENVRVTVIPFYMGYRESQTNSVYWWRYCIRLENLGEQSVQLRERHWRIFSLSGTLETVRGRGVVGQEPVLSKKSPAFQYSSHVSLQAPSGHMWGTFRMEREDGHLFDCRIPPFSLESKPDDKVTFNTV, encoded by the exons atgttcaaacatTTTGGAAGAagcaatatattgtgtatatgtaAACGCTCTTATGtcag attagtCGAAGTGGGTCTGATAAATCCAGTAAagcatattgaaaaatatgaaactggtcagttattttttcatcGGATATTTGGATACAGAGGGGTGATATTGTTTCCATGGTTAGCCAGAGTATACGACCGTGATGTTGTTGTCAAAGCAGAAAA tgcCGCAGGAAAAGATGTCAAAGGAAAAACACATACGTATTACCAAACATTGATAGATGAAAGAGATTGtccatttatt agAGCACAAACAGAAGCTGTTACTTTTCTTGGAAATCAAGATACCAGTCGCAGTTTGTATGCGATACCTGGTCTGGATTATGTAGCTCAAGAAGATATACTACCGTATACAGCAACTGAAAAACAACCGTTACAACATGagctttttgataaatttctcATGTATTATCCCAAtaaag atcCACCATTTGGGGCACAAGAAACATTACGATcgtggcaaaaaaaaaatcatccttGGCTAGAGTTGTCAGATGTTCATAAAGAAACCACAGAAAATGTTAGAGTCACAGTAATACCATTCTACATGGGTTATAGGGAGTCTCAAACCAATTCTGTGTATTGG tgGAGATATTGTATACGATTAGAAAATTTAGGTGAACAAAGTGTTCAATTGAGAGAAAGACATTGGAGAATATTTAGCTTATCTGGAACATTAGAGACTGTACGTGGAAGAGGAGTGGTAGGCCAAGAACCTgtactttcaaaaaaatcaccaGCATTTCAATACAGTAGTCACGTGAGCTTACAAGCTCCTAGTGGACACATGTG ggGAACATTTCGAATGGAACGTGAAGATGGACATTTATTTGATTGCCGAATCCCTCCATTTTCACTAGAGAGCAAACCAGATGATAAGGTTACATTTAATACTGTAtaa
- the LOC114130944 gene encoding polymerase delta-interacting protein 2 isoform X3, producing the protein MFKHFGRSNILCICKRSYVSAAGKDVKGKTHTYYQTLIDERDCPFIRAQTEAVTFLGNQDTSRSLYAIPGLDYVAQEDILPYTATEKQPLQHELFDKFLMYYPNKDPPFGAQETLRSWQKKNHPWLELSDVHKETTENVRVTVIPFYMGYRESQTNSVYWWRYCIRLENLGEQSVQLRERHWRIFSLSGTLETVRGRGVVGQEPVLSKKSPAFQYSSHVSLQAPSGHMWGTFRMEREDGHLFDCRIPPFSLESKPDDKVTFNTV; encoded by the exons atgttcaaacatTTTGGAAGAagcaatatattgtgtatatgtaAACGCTCTTATGtcag tgcCGCAGGAAAAGATGTCAAAGGAAAAACACATACGTATTACCAAACATTGATAGATGAAAGAGATTGtccatttatt agAGCACAAACAGAAGCTGTTACTTTTCTTGGAAATCAAGATACCAGTCGCAGTTTGTATGCGATACCTGGTCTGGATTATGTAGCTCAAGAAGATATACTACCGTATACAGCAACTGAAAAACAACCGTTACAACATGagctttttgataaatttctcATGTATTATCCCAAtaaag atcCACCATTTGGGGCACAAGAAACATTACGATcgtggcaaaaaaaaaatcatccttGGCTAGAGTTGTCAGATGTTCATAAAGAAACCACAGAAAATGTTAGAGTCACAGTAATACCATTCTACATGGGTTATAGGGAGTCTCAAACCAATTCTGTGTATTGG tgGAGATATTGTATACGATTAGAAAATTTAGGTGAACAAAGTGTTCAATTGAGAGAAAGACATTGGAGAATATTTAGCTTATCTGGAACATTAGAGACTGTACGTGGAAGAGGAGTGGTAGGCCAAGAACCTgtactttcaaaaaaatcaccaGCATTTCAATACAGTAGTCACGTGAGCTTACAAGCTCCTAGTGGACACATGTG ggGAACATTTCGAATGGAACGTGAAGATGGACATTTATTTGATTGCCGAATCCCTCCATTTTCACTAGAGAGCAAACCAGATGATAAGGTTACATTTAATACTGTAtaa